A window of the Gossypium arboreum isolate Shixiya-1 chromosome 2, ASM2569848v2, whole genome shotgun sequence genome harbors these coding sequences:
- the LOC108465475 gene encoding putative inactive glutathione hydrolase 4, with protein sequence MMLVLNILAQYAIPSGLSGSLGTHRLIEALKHAFAVRMNLGDPDFVKVSKVVADMLSPKFALELKKTINDNRTFGPNYYGGRWNQIHDHGTSHVSIVDTKRNVVSITNTVNGYFGSKILSPSTGIVLNNEMDDFSMPSNNSSGVTPPPAPPNFVHPGKRPLSSMTPTIVLKDEKLKAVVGASGGANIIAATTQVLLNHFALGMDPLSSVMAPRVYHQVFFSFAENSCHLHSGFGFVDYLM encoded by the exons ATGATGCTA GTATTGAACATTCTTGCTCAATACGCAATCCCATCAGGCCTTTCAGGATCACTTGGAACCCATAGACTAATAgaagcattgaaacatgcatTTGCAGTAAGGATGAATTTAGGTGATCCTGATTTTGTAAAGGTTTCCAAAGTAGTAGCCGATATGCTCTCTCCCAAGTTTGCACTAGAGCTGAAAAAAACCATTAATGACAACAGGACTTTTGGCCCCAATTACTATGGTGGAAG GTGGAACCAGATCCATGACCATGGCACCAGTCATGTATCCATAGTGGATACCAAGCGAAACGTTGTATCCATAACTAATACAGTGAATGGATATTTTGGTTCAAAAATACTGTCTCCAAGTACTGGTATAGTCCTCAATAATGAAATGGATGACTTCTCCATGCCAAGTAACAATAGCTCCGGAGTTACCCCACCGCCGGCACCGCCCAACTTTGTCCACCCTGGCAAAAGGCCATTATCGTCTATGACACCCACAATCGTTTTGAAG GATGAGAAGCTGAAAGCGGTGGTGGGTGCAAGTGGAGGAGCTAATATCATTGCTGCGACTACACAGGTTTTATTGAATCATTTTGCTCTGGGGATGGATCCACTCTCGTCTGTCATGGCACCAAGAGTCTACCAtcaggtttttttttcttttgctgaAAACTCTTGCCATTTACATTCTGGGTTTGGTTTTGTTGATTATCTGATGTAG
- the LOC128284190 gene encoding glutathione hydrolase 2-like: MTLMLWITVALLFFLVSPATSTEDGASASTKRRRQQIVARHGAVAADDGRCSTIGLNVLRHRGHAVDAAVAVSLCLGVVSPGSSGLGGGAFMLFREANGKAHVFDMRETAPMKASQNMYAGNANRKAKGGLSIGVPGQLAGLHQAWNQHGRLPWKRLVKPAENLARKGFKISPYLHMQMESSKSAIMADKGLREVFTSNGDLLKVGSWWDTDNN, translated from the exons ATGACATTGATGTTGTGGATCACCGTTgcactcctcttcttcctggtctCCCCTGCAACTTCAACTGAGGATGGTGCAAGTGCCTCCACGAAACGGAGACGTCAGCAAATTGTTGCACGTCATGGCGCAGTTGCTGCTGATGATGGCCGATGTTCGACGATTGGGTTGAATGTTCTCCGGCACAGAGGTCATGCCGTCGATGCAGCGGTGGCTGTTTCCCTTTGCTTGGGGGTTGTAAGCCCAGGATCAAGTGGCTTAGGTGGAGGAGCCTTCATGCTATTCAGAGAAGCAAATGGGAAAGCACACGTGTTTGACATGAGGGAAACAGCTCCAATGAAAGCTTCCCAG AACATGTATGCAGGCAATGCTAATCGCAAAGCCAAGGGTGGTCTCTCCATCGGAGTGCCAGGGCAACTTGCAGGCCTTCACCAAGCTTGGAACCAACATGGAAGGCTTCCGTGGAAAAGACTGGTGAAACCAGCTGAGAATCTTGCTCGAAAAGGGTTCAAAATTTCTCCATATCTCCACATGCAGATGGAAAGCTCGAAATCAGCAATCATGGCAGATAAGGGGCTTCGAGAAGTCTTCACATCAAATGGGGATCTTTTGAAAGTGG GAAGCTGGTGGGATACTGACAATAACTGA
- the LOC108466564 gene encoding glutathione hydrolase 1-like isoform X1, which translates to MHTLRNKSPAKALNATTYVEEKETQRKEMRKTTTTISTSCHDLPNIAVMLWITISLLFFVVSPATSTEVDGAIASTKQRREQIVARQGAVAADDGRCSTIGMNILWNGGHAVDAAVAASLCLGVVSPGSSGIGGGAFMLIREANGKAQVFDMREIAPMKASQNMYAGNANLKANGGLSIGVPGQLAGLHKSWKQHGKLPWKRLVKPAESLARKGFKVSPYLQMQMESSKSAIMADKGLREVFTSNGELLKVGDICYNKKLARTLRKISVCGVHAFYNGSIGFNLVKDVQKAGGILTLTDLKKYEVKMREPITANVLGLKILSMPPPSSGGVSMTLILNILAQYAIPTGLTGSLGTHRLIEALKHAFAVRMNLGDPDFVNVSQVVADMLSPKFAHELKKTIHDNMTFGPKYYGGRWNQIDDHGTSHVSIVDTNRNAVAITNTVNAFFGSKILSPSTGIVLNNEMDDFSMPSNNSSKDTPPPAPSNFVRPGKRPLSSMTPTIILKDEKLKAVVGASGGANIIAGTTQVFLNHFALGMDQLSSVMAPRVYHQLIPNVVKYENSTNVIGDHFEVPETIRKDLQKKGHILQGPASLSVSQFIVHNLDGLKGNGELVAVSDPRKGGFPAGF; encoded by the exons ATGCACACCTTAAGAAACAAGTCTCCAGCAAAAGCATTGAATGCAACAACATATGTTGAG GAGAAAGAAACACAAAGGAAAGAGATGAGGAAGACTACTACCACTATTTCTACATCAT GTCATGATTTACCCAATATTGCAGTAATGTTGTGGATCACCATTTCACTTCTCTTCTTCGTGGTCTCCCCTGCTACTTCAACAGAGGTAGATGGTGCAATTGCTTCCACTAAACAGAGACGTGAGCAAATCGTTGCACGTCAAGGCGCAGTTGCCGCCGACGATGGCCGATGTTCGACGATCGGGATGAATATTCTCTGGAACGGAGGCCATGCCGTCGATGCAGCGGTGGCTGCTTCCCTTTGCTTGGGGGTTGTAAGCCCGGGATCAAGTGGCATAGGTGGAGGAGCCTTCATGTTAATTAGAGAAGCTAATGGGAAAGCACAAGTATTTGACATGAGAGAAATAGCTCCAATGAAAGCCTCTCAG AACATGTATGCAGGCAATGCTAATCTAAAAGCCAATGGTGGTCTCTCTATTGGAGTACCAGGGCAACTTGCAGGCCTTCACAAATCTTGGAAACAACATGGAAAACTTCCATGGAAAAGACTGGTGAAACCAGCTGAGAGTCTTGCCCGAAAAGGGTTCAAAGTTTCTCCATATCTCCAAATGCAGATGGAAAGTTCGAAATCAGCAATCATGGCAGATAAGGGGCTTCGAGAAGTCTTCACATCAAATGGGGAGCTTTTGAAAGTTGGTGATATTTGTTATAACAAGAAGCTAGCAAGAACTCTTCGAAAGATTTCAGTATGTGGGGTACACGCTTTCTATAATGGATCCATCGGGTTTAATTTAGTAAAAGATGTTCAAAAAGCTGGGGGGATACTCACATTAACTGACTTGAAGAAGTATGAAGTTAAAATGAGGGAACCCATCACAGCTAACGTACTAGGCCTTAAAATTCTTAGCATGCCACCGCCTTCCTCAGGGGGAGTTTCGATGACACTA ATATTGAACATTCTCGCCCAATATGCAATCCCAACCGGCCTTACAGGATCACTTGGAACCCATAGACTAATAgaagcattgaaacatgcatTTGCAGTAAGGATGAACTTAGGTGATCCTGATTTTGTAAATGTTTCCCAAGTTGTAGCCGATATGCTCTCTCCCAAGTTTGCACACGAGTTAAAGAAAACCATTCATGACAACATGACTTTTGGTCCCAAGTACTATGGTGGAAG GTGGAACCAGATCGATGATCATGGCACCAGTCATGTATCCATAGTGGATACCAACAGAAACGCTGTAGCAATAACTAATACAGTGAATGCATTCTTTGGTTCAAAAATACTGTCACCAAGTACTGGTATAGTCCTCAATAATGAAATGGATGACTTCTCCATGCCGAGTAACAATAGCTCAAAAGATACCCCACCGCCGGCACCATCCAACTTCGTCCGCCCTGGCAAAAGGCCCTTATCTTCTATGACACCCACAATCATTTTGAAG GATGAGAAGCTGAAAGCGGTGGTGGGTGCAAGTGGAGGAGCTAATATCATCGCTGGGACTACACAGGTTTTTTTGAACCATTTTGCTCTTGGGATGGATCAACTCTCGTCTGTCATGGCACCAAGGGTCTACCATCAG CTGATACCCAATGTTGTGAAGTATGAGAACTCGACAAATGTGATTGGCGACCATTTTGAAGTGCCTGAAACAATCAGGAAAGACCTTCAAAAGAAGGGACATATACTACAAGGTCCAGCCAGTTTAAGTGTTAGCCAATTTATAGTTCATAATTTAGATGGTTTGAAGGGAAATGGAGAACTTGTGGCAGTTAGTGACCCTAGAAAAGGAGGGTTCCCTGCCGGTTTCTAA
- the LOC108466564 gene encoding glutathione hydrolase 1-like isoform X2 — MLWITISLLFFVVSPATSTEVDGAIASTKQRREQIVARQGAVAADDGRCSTIGMNILWNGGHAVDAAVAASLCLGVVSPGSSGIGGGAFMLIREANGKAQVFDMREIAPMKASQNMYAGNANLKANGGLSIGVPGQLAGLHKSWKQHGKLPWKRLVKPAESLARKGFKVSPYLQMQMESSKSAIMADKGLREVFTSNGELLKVGDICYNKKLARTLRKISVCGVHAFYNGSIGFNLVKDVQKAGGILTLTDLKKYEVKMREPITANVLGLKILSMPPPSSGGVSMTLILNILAQYAIPTGLTGSLGTHRLIEALKHAFAVRMNLGDPDFVNVSQVVADMLSPKFAHELKKTIHDNMTFGPKYYGGRWNQIDDHGTSHVSIVDTNRNAVAITNTVNAFFGSKILSPSTGIVLNNEMDDFSMPSNNSSKDTPPPAPSNFVRPGKRPLSSMTPTIILKDEKLKAVVGASGGANIIAGTTQVFLNHFALGMDQLSSVMAPRVYHQLIPNVVKYENSTNVIGDHFEVPETIRKDLQKKGHILQGPASLSVSQFIVHNLDGLKGNGELVAVSDPRKGGFPAGF; from the exons ATGTTGTGGATCACCATTTCACTTCTCTTCTTCGTGGTCTCCCCTGCTACTTCAACAGAGGTAGATGGTGCAATTGCTTCCACTAAACAGAGACGTGAGCAAATCGTTGCACGTCAAGGCGCAGTTGCCGCCGACGATGGCCGATGTTCGACGATCGGGATGAATATTCTCTGGAACGGAGGCCATGCCGTCGATGCAGCGGTGGCTGCTTCCCTTTGCTTGGGGGTTGTAAGCCCGGGATCAAGTGGCATAGGTGGAGGAGCCTTCATGTTAATTAGAGAAGCTAATGGGAAAGCACAAGTATTTGACATGAGAGAAATAGCTCCAATGAAAGCCTCTCAG AACATGTATGCAGGCAATGCTAATCTAAAAGCCAATGGTGGTCTCTCTATTGGAGTACCAGGGCAACTTGCAGGCCTTCACAAATCTTGGAAACAACATGGAAAACTTCCATGGAAAAGACTGGTGAAACCAGCTGAGAGTCTTGCCCGAAAAGGGTTCAAAGTTTCTCCATATCTCCAAATGCAGATGGAAAGTTCGAAATCAGCAATCATGGCAGATAAGGGGCTTCGAGAAGTCTTCACATCAAATGGGGAGCTTTTGAAAGTTGGTGATATTTGTTATAACAAGAAGCTAGCAAGAACTCTTCGAAAGATTTCAGTATGTGGGGTACACGCTTTCTATAATGGATCCATCGGGTTTAATTTAGTAAAAGATGTTCAAAAAGCTGGGGGGATACTCACATTAACTGACTTGAAGAAGTATGAAGTTAAAATGAGGGAACCCATCACAGCTAACGTACTAGGCCTTAAAATTCTTAGCATGCCACCGCCTTCCTCAGGGGGAGTTTCGATGACACTA ATATTGAACATTCTCGCCCAATATGCAATCCCAACCGGCCTTACAGGATCACTTGGAACCCATAGACTAATAgaagcattgaaacatgcatTTGCAGTAAGGATGAACTTAGGTGATCCTGATTTTGTAAATGTTTCCCAAGTTGTAGCCGATATGCTCTCTCCCAAGTTTGCACACGAGTTAAAGAAAACCATTCATGACAACATGACTTTTGGTCCCAAGTACTATGGTGGAAG GTGGAACCAGATCGATGATCATGGCACCAGTCATGTATCCATAGTGGATACCAACAGAAACGCTGTAGCAATAACTAATACAGTGAATGCATTCTTTGGTTCAAAAATACTGTCACCAAGTACTGGTATAGTCCTCAATAATGAAATGGATGACTTCTCCATGCCGAGTAACAATAGCTCAAAAGATACCCCACCGCCGGCACCATCCAACTTCGTCCGCCCTGGCAAAAGGCCCTTATCTTCTATGACACCCACAATCATTTTGAAG GATGAGAAGCTGAAAGCGGTGGTGGGTGCAAGTGGAGGAGCTAATATCATCGCTGGGACTACACAGGTTTTTTTGAACCATTTTGCTCTTGGGATGGATCAACTCTCGTCTGTCATGGCACCAAGGGTCTACCATCAG CTGATACCCAATGTTGTGAAGTATGAGAACTCGACAAATGTGATTGGCGACCATTTTGAAGTGCCTGAAACAATCAGGAAAGACCTTCAAAAGAAGGGACATATACTACAAGGTCCAGCCAGTTTAAGTGTTAGCCAATTTATAGTTCATAATTTAGATGGTTTGAAGGGAAATGGAGAACTTGTGGCAGTTAGTGACCCTAGAAAAGGAGGGTTCCCTGCCGGTTTCTAA